One window from the genome of Paenibacillus azoreducens encodes:
- a CDS encoding virulence-associated E family protein, whose translation MVDDQGGYLLDISCGKHRADTNWKTEYLTWDEFVDRLRKVRRTAETMAQYDAMNNVARGKVKDGPAFVGGLVRTGRRKKENVDSRSLVTLDIDRGDDDFLFSAELVLGGTAYAVYSTHSHRPQKPKYRLIIPADRNMSPDEYAAVSRKLAEQIGMNNFDKTTFDVHRLMYLPSCSKDAEPVLEVYEGAPLNVDRVLDEYEDWTDVMSWPRHPEAKSPAQLAAKRAQDPREKFGTIGLFCRAFTIEEGIERFLSDVYAPGSMPNRYTYTRGSSGNGLEVYPDQDLAYSHQDSDPVADGRTYNLFDLVRVHKFGHLDERVKEHTPDAKKPSHMAMEQWAAQLPEVKKLSFAERQADFAEMADDFDVDDEEPEKEDWKTNLELHHKTGMPLPTAGNVELFLTNGVWRDVLAYDAFGNTEVIRKALPWRDPERPGRSYEPWLGADDKRLQHWFAKVHGISSAKTIQNAFTEVVHRNTFHPIKAYVESAAWDGVPRAERTFIDYLGAADTHYTRQVTRKMLLAAVTRLYRPGCKFDQMLVLVGPQGAGKSSLLAKLGREWFSDSLRTFENKEAGEHLQSGWIFEIGELSAMKKTEVEEVKAFLSKTEDRYRVAYDRQVSEFPRKCVFFGTTNTRDFLRDATGNRRFWPIEVFPDRAERSHWDDLNDEEVSQIWAEVLSWFKAGETLELDSEARMEAERQQASHMETDPREGLIQEWLDTPLEDEMGRPTDDLRNRVCAAQIWTECLGKKRGDLRTWESKEITDIMRRIPGWGERKGKAKVPGYGVQRVFERLP comes from the coding sequence ATGGTTGACGACCAAGGAGGATACTTGCTTGATATTTCATGTGGCAAGCACCGGGCCGATACGAACTGGAAAACTGAATATCTAACCTGGGATGAGTTCGTGGACCGGCTGCGGAAGGTCCGGCGGACAGCGGAGACAATGGCACAATACGACGCCATGAACAACGTCGCCCGTGGCAAGGTGAAAGACGGTCCGGCTTTCGTCGGCGGGCTTGTTCGCACGGGGCGGCGAAAGAAGGAGAATGTCGACAGCCGGAGCCTGGTCACACTTGATATCGATCGCGGAGATGACGATTTCCTATTTTCCGCTGAGCTGGTGCTGGGAGGGACGGCATATGCCGTCTACTCCACACACAGCCACCGGCCACAGAAGCCAAAATACCGCCTAATTATACCAGCTGATCGGAACATGAGCCCTGACGAGTATGCAGCGGTCAGCCGCAAACTGGCGGAGCAGATCGGCATGAACAACTTCGATAAGACGACTTTTGACGTTCACAGGCTGATGTATCTTCCCAGTTGCAGTAAGGATGCGGAGCCGGTACTGGAAGTTTATGAAGGGGCGCCGCTGAACGTTGACCGCGTGCTGGATGAATATGAGGACTGGACAGATGTGATGTCCTGGCCCCGACATCCAGAAGCAAAATCGCCTGCGCAGCTTGCAGCGAAGCGCGCACAGGATCCGCGGGAGAAGTTTGGCACGATTGGTCTGTTTTGCCGGGCATTCACGATCGAGGAAGGAATCGAAAGGTTCTTGTCCGATGTTTATGCTCCCGGTTCGATGCCGAACCGCTACACATACACCCGTGGAAGCAGCGGGAACGGGCTGGAGGTTTACCCCGATCAGGATCTTGCTTATTCGCACCAGGATAGCGATCCGGTAGCGGATGGCCGCACTTATAACTTATTTGATCTTGTCCGGGTTCATAAATTCGGCCATCTGGACGAACGAGTCAAGGAGCACACGCCGGATGCCAAGAAGCCGAGTCATATGGCCATGGAGCAGTGGGCCGCCCAGCTGCCAGAAGTAAAAAAACTCTCCTTTGCTGAACGGCAGGCAGACTTCGCGGAGATGGCCGACGACTTTGACGTTGATGACGAGGAACCAGAGAAAGAAGACTGGAAAACCAATCTTGAGCTGCACCATAAAACGGGTATGCCGCTGCCGACGGCGGGTAATGTCGAGCTTTTTCTGACTAATGGAGTATGGCGGGACGTACTGGCCTATGACGCATTCGGTAATACGGAGGTTATCCGGAAGGCTTTACCTTGGCGGGATCCGGAACGCCCAGGACGGTCATACGAACCTTGGCTTGGGGCTGATGACAAACGGCTGCAGCATTGGTTCGCCAAAGTACACGGAATCAGTTCGGCCAAGACGATTCAAAATGCTTTTACGGAGGTTGTTCACCGAAACACGTTCCATCCTATTAAAGCCTATGTTGAGAGCGCAGCATGGGACGGTGTGCCGCGTGCAGAACGGACATTTATAGATTACCTGGGAGCGGCGGATACGCATTACACTCGGCAGGTGACTCGGAAGATGCTGCTGGCAGCTGTCACGCGGCTTTATCGTCCTGGCTGCAAATTTGACCAGATGTTGGTCTTGGTTGGCCCGCAGGGTGCCGGGAAGAGCTCACTTCTGGCGAAGCTTGGCCGGGAATGGTTCAGTGACAGCTTACGGACGTTTGAGAACAAAGAAGCCGGTGAGCATTTGCAGAGCGGCTGGATCTTCGAGATCGGCGAGCTGTCGGCCATGAAAAAGACGGAGGTTGAAGAGGTTAAGGCGTTCTTGTCCAAGACTGAGGACCGCTACCGGGTAGCGTACGATCGGCAGGTATCGGAGTTCCCGCGGAAGTGCGTCTTTTTCGGGACGACAAATACCCGTGATTTCTTACGGGACGCGACCGGGAACCGTCGTTTTTGGCCAATTGAGGTTTTCCCTGATCGTGCTGAGAGAAGCCATTGGGACGATCTGAACGATGAAGAGGTTAGCCAAATCTGGGCTGAGGTTTTGAGCTGGTTTAAGGCGGGGGAAACCTTGGAGCTGGACAGCGAGGCCCGCATGGAGGCAGAGCGGCAGCAGGCTTCACATATGGAGACGGATCCGAGAGAAGGGCTTATTCAGGAATGGTTGGATACGCCGCTAGAAGATGAAATGGGACGGCCTACGGATGATTTACGTAACCGGGTGTGTGCGGCCCAAATTTGGACGGAATGTCTTGGCAAGAAACGCGGTGATCTCCGTACCTGGGAGTCAAAAGAAATCACGGATATCATGAGACGCATACCTGGTTGGGGTGAAAGAAAGGGCAAAGCAAAGGTACCCGGATACGGTGTTCAACGTGTTTTTGAACGGTTGCCGTAG
- a CDS encoding VRR-NUC domain-containing protein: protein MRESALERRLVREVKDIGGEAPKWVSPGNRGVPDRIVLLPNGQTIYVEMKAPGKHLSPLQERWKRKLLKMGHQHYKIDSNEDIDRFIQEVMPK, encoded by the coding sequence ATGAGAGAATCAGCACTGGAGCGTCGCTTGGTTCGGGAAGTAAAAGATATTGGCGGAGAGGCACCCAAATGGGTGAGCCCAGGAAACCGGGGAGTACCAGACCGGATTGTACTCTTACCGAATGGCCAAACGATATACGTCGAGATGAAAGCTCCCGGGAAGCATCTGTCCCCTTTGCAGGAGCGCTGGAAACGGAAGCTACTGAAAATGGGGCATCAACATTACAAAATTGATTCGAACGAGGACATTGACCGGTTCATTCAGGAGGTGATGCCGAAATGA